One Peribacillus simplex NBRC 15720 = DSM 1321 genomic region harbors:
- a CDS encoding uracil/xanthine transporter: MKSWRSSVTLFSSFQWLFFIFANTVVVPISIGAAFDLPPNVTEMTMRSSLIFTGIACVFQGWKGHKYPLMEGHSGLLWGVMLNLGLSAPSIGLGYAEVGGGIATGLIAAGVVTLIIAAFNLISYVQKIFTPMVMTVYLFLLTFQLIFVFFKGMLGITENGEINIPVSFLSVGIVLLVSILKIKGPRTISNFSILIGIMVGWIFYELLFPEAGGEMGSTGAAFSFFPLGAPNLEFGIIAISFFAGLLNLCNTFASIQAASELIGDKAEHKQYRNSLFMTGGFTIFAPLLGLVPYTPFTSSIGFLQSTQIYERRPFLLGGMLLTIIGLIPPFISFLATMPITVGNAVLFVAYLQLFGTAFNSLKGQHFTSDTIFRLAVPVLIGVSLMNILPNAFSNVPTLLQPFLTNGLIMGVLISIVLEKSVNWNRYEQLQN, translated from the coding sequence ATGAAAAGTTGGAGATCTTCTGTGACTCTATTTTCTTCTTTTCAATGGTTGTTTTTTATTTTTGCAAATACGGTAGTAGTGCCCATATCGATTGGCGCAGCTTTTGATCTTCCTCCCAATGTTACGGAAATGACCATGAGAAGCTCGCTCATTTTCACCGGGATCGCTTGCGTGTTTCAGGGGTGGAAGGGGCATAAGTATCCACTTATGGAAGGTCACTCCGGTCTATTGTGGGGAGTGATGTTGAATTTAGGGTTATCAGCACCATCCATAGGGCTAGGTTATGCAGAGGTAGGAGGGGGAATTGCTACTGGCCTCATTGCAGCTGGTGTCGTGACCCTCATTATTGCTGCCTTCAACCTGATTTCTTATGTTCAGAAGATTTTTACCCCAATGGTCATGACGGTTTATTTATTCCTTCTGACGTTCCAGCTCATCTTTGTCTTTTTCAAGGGGATGCTGGGGATTACGGAGAATGGGGAAATTAACATCCCGGTCAGTTTCCTATCAGTGGGGATTGTACTTTTAGTAAGTATATTAAAGATAAAAGGACCAAGGACCATAAGCAATTTCTCCATATTGATCGGGATTATGGTGGGATGGATTTTTTACGAGCTGCTATTTCCGGAGGCAGGGGGAGAAATGGGATCGACGGGTGCCGCTTTTTCATTTTTCCCATTAGGTGCTCCAAACCTGGAATTCGGGATAATAGCGATATCCTTTTTTGCAGGATTACTGAATTTGTGCAACACGTTCGCTTCCATTCAAGCCGCATCGGAATTAATCGGTGATAAAGCTGAACACAAGCAGTATCGAAATTCTTTATTCATGACTGGCGGTTTTACCATTTTCGCCCCGTTGCTTGGCCTTGTTCCGTATACACCTTTTACTTCATCCATCGGATTTTTGCAGAGCACTCAAATCTATGAGCGGAGGCCCTTCTTACTTGGAGGCATGTTATTGACCATAATTGGGCTCATTCCTCCTTTCATCTCTTTCCTGGCCACCATGCCGATAACAGTCGGGAATGCAGTATTGTTCGTTGCTTACCTTCAGCTGTTCGGTACGGCTTTCAACAGCCTCAAGGGTCAGCATTTCACTTCAGACACGATATTCAGGCTTGCCGTACCAGTATTGATTGGAGTGAGCTTGATGAACATCCTGCCTAATGCATTTTCGAATGTTCCCACGCTTTTACAGCCATTTTTGACGAATGGGCTCATAATGGGCGTCTTGATATCAATCGTGCTGGAAAAATCGGTGAACTGGAATCGTTATGAACAACTGCAGAACTAA
- a CDS encoding response regulator transcription factor translates to MKEMSNPSYKKILSFMDEITFTNENFREKVLQAFANLFGYCQSIFWLCDDNNDLFEPITLNIDKYVMDDYLNNFYQLDLLVPKYNMQKASKQTVIKNLDLLPPELYEKSVYYNDFMLKYGFYYDVSVFLYDRNSIKGVLNFVRSKKEKPFSTSDIMCLEVISRFLSQKTSDFPYHSVSVPKENLINPLKNKILASSQDLRQPDLTLKEAEILQLVLKGHTNITIASELFISVNTVKRHLQNLYRKFDVSNRTSLCYKIVKP, encoded by the coding sequence ATGAAGGAAATGTCTAACCCCAGCTACAAAAAAATTTTATCTTTTATGGATGAAATTACTTTTACTAATGAAAATTTCCGTGAAAAAGTACTACAAGCCTTTGCAAATTTATTTGGTTACTGCCAATCTATTTTTTGGTTATGTGATGATAATAATGACTTGTTCGAACCTATTACGTTAAATATAGATAAATATGTTATGGATGATTATCTTAATAACTTTTATCAATTAGATTTGCTGGTCCCAAAATATAATATGCAAAAAGCAAGTAAACAAACTGTTATAAAAAACCTTGATTTACTTCCGCCTGAATTATATGAAAAAAGTGTATACTACAATGATTTCATGTTAAAATATGGATTTTATTATGATGTGAGTGTTTTTTTATATGATAGAAACAGTATTAAAGGTGTTCTGAACTTCGTTAGATCCAAAAAGGAGAAGCCTTTTAGTACATCCGATATTATGTGTTTAGAGGTTATTTCTAGGTTCTTATCGCAAAAAACAAGCGATTTCCCTTATCATTCTGTAAGCGTTCCCAAAGAAAACCTAATTAATCCTTTGAAAAATAAGATTCTGGCTAGTTCTCAAGATCTCAGACAACCAGATTTAACATTAAAAGAAGCAGAAATATTACAACTGGTTCTAAAAGGGCATACCAATATCACCATTGCCAGCGAACTATTTATTAGTGTTAATACAGTAAAAAGACATTTGCAAAATCTTTATAGAAAGTTTGATGTCTCAAACCGAACAAGTTTATGCTATAAAATTGTTAAACCTTAA
- a CDS encoding aldehyde dehydrogenase family protein: MKKYQLFIDGKWTDSLSGETFETINPGTGEVHALVSQGGEEDLNHAVKAARKAFESGPWATMSPSDRGRLLYKAAQKMWENSDFLAEVESKDNGLPINETKHIALPSTIDVLEFYAGLANKVQGDTLASPHNRFNYTLKEPLGVIGAIVPWNFPLMLTMWKLAPALAAGNTIVIKPAKETSTSILELAKLFQEVGIPDGVINIVPGPGSTVGSGLASHPDVDKIAFTGSTDTGRLIMQAATKNLKPVSLELGGKSPNIVFDDATLEDAVNGAMFGIYFAQGQVCASGSRLFVQESIYDKFMDLFASKVQSIRVGNPLEATTQMGPQVSAQQLKTIEKYVAVGLEEGAELVTGGQRGKKNGYYFTPTIFGDVTNEMTIAREEIFGPVVSVIRFKDEEDALRQANDTIYGLASGIWTNDLKRAHRMARGIQAGTVYVNTYSMLDSTTPFGGMKQSGFGRELGVQAMDMYTHSKSVWIDLGEKGLNWYGG; encoded by the coding sequence ATGAAAAAATATCAACTATTTATCGATGGAAAATGGACAGATTCACTCTCAGGAGAAACATTTGAAACGATTAATCCTGGCACAGGAGAAGTTCATGCCCTTGTTTCACAAGGGGGCGAGGAAGATTTAAACCATGCAGTTAAAGCAGCTCGAAAGGCGTTCGAATCCGGACCATGGGCGACTATGTCTCCTAGTGACCGAGGTAGACTTCTGTATAAAGCAGCTCAGAAAATGTGGGAGAATTCAGACTTTTTAGCGGAAGTAGAATCAAAAGATAATGGTTTACCAATCAATGAAACCAAGCATATAGCGCTTCCTTCTACCATAGATGTACTGGAGTTCTATGCAGGACTTGCAAATAAGGTTCAGGGTGATACATTAGCATCACCTCACAATCGTTTCAACTACACACTAAAAGAACCATTAGGTGTAATTGGCGCCATTGTCCCTTGGAACTTTCCTTTAATGCTGACGATGTGGAAATTAGCTCCTGCTTTAGCTGCTGGAAATACAATTGTTATTAAGCCAGCAAAAGAAACATCAACAAGTATTTTAGAACTGGCTAAACTGTTCCAAGAAGTCGGTATTCCTGATGGGGTGATTAATATTGTACCCGGTCCAGGTTCAACCGTGGGGTCTGGTTTAGCTTCTCATCCAGACGTCGATAAAATTGCTTTTACAGGGTCAACGGACACGGGTCGCTTAATTATGCAAGCAGCTACAAAAAACTTGAAACCAGTTTCGTTAGAACTGGGAGGGAAATCACCTAACATTGTATTTGACGATGCCACTCTTGAAGATGCAGTTAATGGAGCGATGTTTGGCATTTACTTTGCACAAGGTCAAGTTTGTGCTTCTGGTTCTCGTTTATTTGTCCAAGAAAGTATTTATGATAAATTTATGGATCTTTTTGCTAGTAAAGTACAATCAATACGGGTAGGAAATCCCCTTGAAGCGACAACACAAATGGGTCCACAAGTTTCCGCACAACAGTTAAAGACGATTGAAAAGTATGTAGCGGTTGGTCTTGAAGAAGGTGCGGAATTAGTGACAGGTGGCCAAAGAGGCAAGAAAAATGGATATTATTTCACACCTACCATCTTTGGAGATGTAACCAACGAAATGACAATTGCGCGTGAAGAGATATTTGGACCAGTTGTGTCGGTTATTCGCTTCAAGGATGAAGAGGATGCTCTACGACAAGCAAATGATACTATTTACGGTTTAGCTTCAGGGATATGGACCAATGACTTAAAAAGAGCTCATCGTATGGCGCGTGGTATCCAAGCGGGAACTGTCTATGTGAATACGTACAGTATGCTAGATAGTACAACTCCTTTTGGAGGAATGAAACAAAGTGGATTTGGTAGAGAATTAGGGGTACAAGCCATGGATATGTATACACACTCAAAGAGTGTATGGATTGATTTAGGTGAAAAAGGCTTAAATTGGTACGGTGGCTAA
- a CDS encoding stalk domain-containing protein, whose protein sequence is MKTKQRTFKASIIVMTTLTFIFSPYSLIHNNNASAHGGEVELIKLETALEGTGATVKSNFWSFFTKKITIEKDDTVIKIIPDSDKAYINGKAITLESNVIEKDEKIYVTDHFVNEVLPDIKQTAKIKEAYHPLDPLTPKEIKAVVNVIKEAGKYKDTLRFTEITLKLPEKKKVWEWEYDKEKKDNAFARKAEFIALNGKQVIEGEVNISSKKLVSWNEMDGVHGMLILDDFATVQGAIEASEDYAKALKKRGIDDPKKVVATPLTVGYFDGEDKLEHDKRLLKIVSYLDTGDGNFWAHPIENLVAVVDLEKKAVIKVEDEGVIPIPMQLNAYDGRDYEKKSAVKPLNITEPEGKNYEIKGNTISWQNWDFHLRLDTRVGPVLSTVTYDDHGKKRKIMYEGSLGGMIVPYGDPDVGWYFKSYLDAGEYGMGTLTAPLELGADVPENAVLLDATIADNSGNPYVIKNAIAVFEQYAGPEYKHADLATFKEENQSRERRELVVRWVSTIGNYDYIFDWKLSQNGIINIDVGASGIEAVKGVKSKTMHDKTAKEDTKYGTLLDNNIVGTTHQHIYNFRLDLDVDGESNSLMEINPKVEKNQEGGPRKSVMVTEEKTVKTEQESIQKFDSSTIRLFSNLNKENKVGNPVSYQIIPFAGGTHPIAKGALFSDDDWLFKRVNFMDKQLWVTNYDPDERYPEGKYPNRSKTDTGLGQYSADNGSIDNTDNVVWMTTGATHIARAEEWPMMPTEWVHAMLKPWNFFDRTPTLDLPKENSK, encoded by the coding sequence ATGAAAACAAAGCAAAGAACTTTCAAAGCATCAATTATTGTAATGACTACACTAACTTTCATATTCTCTCCTTATTCACTAATTCATAATAACAATGCTTCTGCTCATGGCGGTGAAGTGGAATTAATTAAGCTAGAAACAGCTTTAGAAGGTACTGGTGCAACTGTTAAATCTAACTTTTGGAGTTTTTTTACAAAAAAAATCACCATCGAAAAAGATGATACGGTCATAAAAATAATACCTGATTCTGATAAAGCGTATATTAATGGAAAAGCGATTACACTTGAATCAAACGTGATAGAAAAAGATGAGAAAATCTACGTAACTGATCATTTTGTGAATGAAGTTCTCCCTGACATCAAGCAAACAGCTAAAATAAAAGAAGCTTATCATCCTTTAGATCCTTTAACTCCTAAAGAAATTAAAGCGGTGGTTAATGTAATCAAAGAGGCAGGGAAATATAAAGATACTCTTCGTTTTACAGAAATTACACTAAAGCTTCCCGAAAAAAAGAAAGTGTGGGAGTGGGAGTACGATAAAGAGAAAAAAGACAACGCATTTGCAAGAAAAGCAGAGTTCATTGCATTGAATGGCAAACAAGTTATTGAGGGTGAAGTGAATATATCATCAAAAAAACTAGTTTCATGGAATGAAATGGACGGCGTTCATGGCATGTTAATCCTGGATGATTTTGCTACTGTTCAAGGAGCGATTGAAGCAAGTGAAGACTATGCAAAAGCACTAAAAAAGCGGGGTATAGATGACCCTAAAAAGGTCGTTGCGACCCCTTTGACAGTAGGTTATTTCGATGGTGAAGATAAATTGGAGCATGATAAGCGTCTATTGAAAATAGTATCTTATTTGGATACAGGGGATGGGAATTTTTGGGCGCATCCTATTGAAAATTTGGTCGCTGTTGTAGATCTTGAAAAGAAAGCGGTTATTAAAGTAGAAGATGAAGGTGTCATTCCAATCCCGATGCAATTAAACGCATATGATGGTAGAGATTATGAGAAGAAATCCGCTGTAAAACCGCTTAATATTACCGAGCCTGAAGGCAAGAACTATGAAATAAAAGGAAATACGATTAGCTGGCAAAACTGGGATTTTCACTTGCGATTGGATACTCGGGTAGGACCTGTGTTATCAACCGTTACTTATGATGACCATGGGAAAAAAAGAAAAATTATGTATGAAGGATCGCTGGGTGGGATGATAGTTCCTTACGGAGATCCTGACGTTGGCTGGTACTTCAAGTCCTATTTGGATGCTGGTGAATATGGAATGGGCACATTAACTGCACCGCTAGAACTTGGAGCTGACGTACCAGAAAACGCCGTGCTGCTAGATGCAACAATTGCAGATAACTCGGGCAATCCTTACGTTATTAAAAATGCCATTGCAGTATTTGAACAATATGCGGGGCCAGAATATAAACATGCCGACCTTGCGACATTTAAAGAAGAAAATCAAAGCCGTGAACGCCGTGAATTAGTGGTTCGCTGGGTTAGTACAATAGGAAACTATGATTATATCTTTGATTGGAAGTTATCACAAAATGGAATAATTAATATTGATGTAGGAGCATCCGGTATTGAAGCAGTAAAAGGTGTTAAATCAAAAACAATGCATGACAAAACTGCAAAAGAGGATACAAAATATGGTACTTTGCTTGATAATAATATTGTCGGAACCACTCACCAGCACATTTACAATTTCAGGCTTGACCTAGATGTTGATGGCGAAAGTAATTCTCTAATGGAAATTAATCCAAAGGTAGAAAAAAATCAAGAGGGCGGTCCACGCAAAAGTGTTATGGTAACAGAAGAAAAAACAGTAAAGACGGAGCAAGAGTCGATTCAAAAATTTGATTCTTCCACTATTCGACTGTTCAGTAATCTTAATAAGGAGAATAAGGTAGGAAATCCTGTTTCCTATCAAATCATCCCTTTTGCAGGAGGCACTCACCCGATTGCCAAAGGAGCCTTATTTAGTGATGATGACTGGCTTTTTAAGCGAGTTAACTTTATGGACAAGCAGTTGTGGGTCACAAATTATGACCCGGATGAGCGATATCCGGAAGGTAAATATCCGAACCGCAGCAAAACAGATACAGGATTAGGACAATATTCGGCAGACAACGGTTCCATTGACAATACAGATAATGTGGTATGGATGACCACAGGTGCAACTCATATAGCACGAGCTGAAGAATGGCCAATGATGCCAACAGAATGGGTACACGCCATGTTAAAACCGTGGAATTTCTTTGATCGTACTCCAACATTAGATTTACCAAAAGAAAATTCAAAGTGA
- a CDS encoding putative thiazole-containing bacteriocin maturation protein, with translation MVNLTPSMRLKVKRDTFFLPEPNRGVYFRNNISSFRMEGSSIVQWIEKLLPMFNGNHTLSELTDGLPGPYRNRVMEIAEVLYGNGFVRDVSQDSPHQLGNQVLERYASQIEFLESYGDSGAHRFEAYRRKKALAIGSGPLFLSLVSSLIESGLPAFHILITDTIPTNRKRLNEIVAHARKTDDEATIEEVVLEKGAEIEWQEIVRPFDSILYVSQEGDIEELRELHSVCRQGKKILFPALIINQVGMAGPLVHPDSKGCWESAWHRLHQAELEKNQAPSSFSTTAGAMLANIMVFEWFKEATGVITAEQANQFYLLDMDTLEGKWHPFIPHPGVTGKGTATWIEDFERRLEQKSDPGEPGKVFMYFSRMTSSESGIFHSWDEGDLKQLPLAQCRVQVVDPLSSGPAELLPEIIRSDLTHQEARRETGLAGVEAYVSRTLCQLVSTLPPLPGADDIKESIGVGAGETFAECVCRGLQSSLDTEFGNKRFNQEKLVTVQLAQVEDERCGYYLQALTRLQGDPIIALGEEVAGFPVVWVGTSDGWSGAVGLNVTIALRNALQKAVMKVQNQTVCLTAPGLVASPVLEEEKGPLKLAIPSCEVKGNSELVQSAIQVLKKNSKRIHVFEMDLEPFLKEEIAGVFGVFLREEESG, from the coding sequence ATGGTGAATTTGACCCCTTCTATGCGTTTGAAAGTGAAAAGGGATACGTTTTTTCTTCCGGAACCAAACAGAGGTGTGTATTTCAGGAATAACATAAGTTCGTTCCGTATGGAGGGCAGCTCGATCGTACAGTGGATTGAAAAGTTATTACCGATGTTCAACGGGAACCATACATTAAGCGAGTTGACGGATGGATTGCCTGGCCCATACCGGAACAGGGTGATGGAAATTGCCGAGGTTTTGTACGGTAATGGGTTTGTTCGGGATGTAAGTCAGGACAGTCCCCATCAATTAGGGAATCAAGTTCTTGAAAGGTATGCTTCGCAAATCGAGTTCCTGGAAAGTTACGGCGATTCCGGGGCTCACCGTTTTGAAGCTTATCGAAGGAAAAAGGCGTTGGCTATAGGCTCTGGCCCATTGTTCCTTTCATTGGTGTCCTCACTGATCGAATCCGGATTGCCTGCATTCCATATCCTCATTACGGACACGATACCGACCAATAGAAAGAGGTTGAATGAAATCGTGGCACATGCGCGTAAGACGGACGACGAGGCTACGATAGAGGAGGTCGTGCTTGAAAAGGGAGCAGAGATTGAATGGCAGGAGATCGTGCGGCCTTTTGACTCGATATTATATGTGTCGCAGGAGGGTGATATAGAGGAATTAAGAGAACTTCATTCGGTTTGCAGGCAAGGGAAAAAGATCCTGTTTCCTGCATTGATCATCAATCAAGTAGGAATGGCTGGTCCGCTTGTCCATCCGGATTCCAAGGGATGTTGGGAGTCGGCGTGGCATCGTTTACATCAAGCTGAGCTGGAAAAGAATCAGGCACCATCTTCATTTTCCACCACAGCCGGAGCAATGTTAGCCAATATAATGGTATTCGAATGGTTTAAAGAGGCTACAGGCGTTATTACAGCAGAACAAGCCAATCAATTTTATCTGTTAGATATGGATACATTGGAGGGGAAATGGCATCCGTTCATTCCCCACCCGGGGGTGACGGGAAAAGGGACTGCTACATGGATTGAAGATTTTGAACGGCGGCTCGAACAGAAATCGGACCCGGGTGAGCCGGGGAAGGTGTTTATGTATTTCAGCAGGATGACATCCTCGGAATCCGGAATCTTTCATAGTTGGGATGAGGGGGATTTAAAACAGCTGCCGTTGGCTCAATGCCGCGTTCAGGTTGTTGATCCGTTATCGTCCGGTCCGGCCGAACTACTGCCTGAAATTATCCGGTCAGATCTGACGCATCAGGAAGCGAGGAGGGAAACCGGTCTTGCAGGAGTTGAAGCATATGTATCCCGAACACTCTGTCAGCTCGTTTCGACTCTTCCTCCGCTTCCGGGGGCAGACGATATAAAGGAATCGATCGGTGTCGGGGCAGGGGAAACATTTGCTGAATGTGTTTGCCGTGGCCTGCAAAGCAGTTTGGATACAGAGTTTGGCAATAAGCGGTTCAATCAGGAAAAACTTGTGACGGTGCAGTTGGCTCAGGTGGAAGATGAGCGCTGCGGGTATTATTTACAAGCGCTGACCCGGCTGCAAGGAGATCCGATCATCGCGTTGGGTGAGGAAGTGGCCGGTTTCCCGGTAGTTTGGGTCGGAACGAGCGATGGATGGTCTGGCGCTGTCGGTTTGAATGTAACGATCGCATTACGGAATGCCTTGCAAAAGGCCGTCATGAAAGTCCAAAACCAGACCGTTTGCCTCACAGCTCCAGGTTTAGTGGCATCGCCTGTTCTTGAGGAAGAAAAGGGGCCCCTGAAACTTGCGATTCCTTCGTGTGAGGTGAAAGGGAATTCCGAACTAGTACAGTCCGCCATTCAAGTCTTGAAGAAGAACAGTAAGCGAATCCACGTTTTCGAAATGGATCTGGAACCTTTCTTGAAGGAAGAAATTGCAGGTGTGTTTGGGGTGTTTTTGCGAGAGGAGGAATCAGGGTGA
- a CDS encoding TOMM precursor leader peptide-binding protein codes for MKTDVLVVGEGVLADHVHGDLSGQYQVNRLTDFEAGIPQTTAMVILLQDAWNPAVHLKAEEVIRKAGIPWLRGFVSFGEGVVGPLVRPGVPGCSQCADQRHLMAGRDRKEMWEIRKQLQENGGMERDAAASRTGLLQMAHLICAEVRKTMKGEHARSEGHVSLISLKTLNGSWHSFLPDPLCPVCSTLPDDSKERARISLQPSPKISPGSYRTRSMEELNEVLAKDYLDHRTGFLNNKMIDLVPPFADVSVNLPLFIGDEGAAGRTLSYAVSEMTAILEGLERYCGMEPRGKRTVIHDSYNNVKEFALDPIRIGVHSKENYAQHDFPFQPFNPDRSIDWVWGHSFLQERPILVPELLSYYSLGCGHGFVYETSNGCALGGSLEEAIFYGIMEVVERDSFLLTWYAQLPLTRLDPYSANDKELELMIDRARAAAGYDIHLFNSTMEHGIPSVWALAKNRKQKGLNIICAAGAHLDPVRAVKSAVFELAGMMLTLDDKLEENQDEVEKMMHDSSLVRKMDDHGMLYGLPQAEERLQFLLDDDRPMRTFAEEYGEKVNHPDLTEDLQKILQEFRRLQLEVIVVDQTTPEIARNGLHCVKVLIPGMLPMTFGHHLTRITGLERILRVPMELGYAERSLEFKQLNPHPHPFP; via the coding sequence GTGAAAACTGACGTATTGGTTGTCGGGGAAGGAGTGTTGGCCGACCATGTTCATGGGGACTTGTCCGGCCAATATCAGGTGAATCGCCTAACCGATTTCGAGGCAGGAATACCGCAAACGACGGCAATGGTCATTCTGCTGCAGGATGCTTGGAATCCCGCTGTCCATCTAAAGGCGGAAGAGGTGATAAGGAAAGCAGGCATTCCATGGCTGCGGGGGTTCGTATCATTTGGAGAGGGAGTGGTAGGTCCGTTGGTCCGCCCGGGTGTTCCTGGCTGCTCACAGTGTGCAGACCAAAGGCATCTCATGGCCGGGCGTGATCGAAAAGAAATGTGGGAAATCCGCAAACAGCTGCAGGAAAATGGGGGGATGGAGCGTGATGCGGCTGCGTCCCGCACAGGCCTTTTACAGATGGCGCACTTGATTTGTGCAGAGGTAAGGAAGACGATGAAAGGAGAACACGCCCGGTCGGAAGGGCATGTATCATTAATCAGCCTGAAAACGCTGAATGGTTCATGGCACTCATTTTTACCAGATCCATTGTGTCCGGTTTGCTCAACATTACCTGATGATTCGAAGGAGCGTGCAAGGATTTCGTTGCAGCCAAGTCCGAAAATCAGTCCCGGTAGTTACCGTACCCGTTCAATGGAGGAGCTGAATGAAGTACTGGCCAAGGATTACTTGGACCACCGCACAGGATTCTTGAATAATAAAATGATAGACCTTGTGCCGCCATTTGCCGATGTAAGTGTTAATTTGCCGTTGTTCATAGGAGATGAGGGGGCGGCAGGCCGGACCCTCTCATACGCGGTCAGTGAGATGACTGCCATATTGGAGGGATTGGAAAGGTATTGCGGAATGGAGCCACGCGGCAAACGGACAGTCATACATGACAGCTACAACAACGTGAAAGAGTTTGCGCTCGATCCCATCAGGATAGGGGTACACTCGAAGGAAAATTATGCACAGCATGATTTCCCGTTTCAACCGTTTAATCCTGACCGCTCGATAGATTGGGTGTGGGGCCACTCATTTTTGCAAGAGCGGCCAATCTTGGTCCCGGAATTGCTCTCTTATTACAGCTTGGGCTGCGGTCATGGATTTGTCTATGAAACTTCCAATGGTTGTGCTTTAGGAGGAAGTTTGGAGGAGGCCATTTTCTACGGCATCATGGAAGTGGTGGAACGTGATTCGTTCCTGCTGACCTGGTATGCGCAGCTGCCTCTCACACGCCTTGACCCTTATTCTGCAAATGACAAAGAACTGGAACTGATGATTGACAGGGCGAGGGCGGCAGCGGGATATGATATCCATTTGTTTAATTCGACGATGGAACATGGTATACCAAGCGTATGGGCGTTGGCGAAAAACAGGAAACAAAAAGGATTGAATATCATATGTGCGGCAGGGGCCCATCTGGACCCGGTCCGGGCTGTGAAAAGCGCGGTCTTCGAGTTGGCTGGCATGATGCTGACCCTTGACGATAAATTGGAAGAGAACCAGGATGAGGTTGAGAAAATGATGCATGATTCCTCACTGGTACGGAAAATGGATGATCATGGCATGCTGTACGGTTTACCACAAGCCGAAGAGCGACTGCAGTTTCTGCTGGATGATGACCGCCCGATGCGAACATTCGCTGAAGAATACGGGGAAAAGGTGAACCATCCGGACTTGACTGAAGATTTGCAGAAAATCCTTCAGGAGTTTCGCCGATTGCAACTCGAGGTGATTGTAGTGGATCAGACGACACCGGAAATTGCACGGAATGGATTACATTGCGTGAAAGTGCTGATCCCGGGGATGCTGCCGATGACATTCGGCCATCATCTTACCCGCATAACGGGGCTTGAGAGAATACTGAGGGTTCCGATGGAACTTGGATATGCTGAACGGTCGCTTGAATTCAAACAGCTCAATCCGCACCCGCATCCTTTTCCATAA